The sequence GGGTTCGTTTGAATGTTTTAAGGAACACTTTTTGCTGGTTAGCGTATCCTTACAATCGGCCCAATGCGCTTTTTGAACCCATGTCTACCACTACCGAATCTCCCATCGACACCCCAAGTCGTGGCTCCGAAGACTATCCACTCAGTCCGGTACCCGAGGCGGCGCGGCGATCGCTGATTTCCCTGGCTCCCATTCTAGTGGGTTTCACCCTCTACTCTGGGACTCTCTTTGCAGGGGGGCTAGTGGGGCCGTCGTTTCAGTTTTGGCCGAACCTGATGGGTCTGATTGTAGTTGGCAACTTGATCTTGGGATTGTATGCGGCACTGCTAGGCTACATCGCCGGAGAAACCGGGCTGACTACGGTACTCATGGCGCGGTTCAGCTTTGGCAATGTGGGGTCGCGCTGGGTCGATTTTATTCTAGGCTTTACCCAAATTGGGTGGTATGCGTGGGGTTCGGCACTGATGGCGCAGTTGCTCAATACCCTAGCCGGGGTGCCCGAGTCGTGGAATTGGCTGATTATTCTCTTCTTTACCTACGCTTTTTGCTCGACCGCCTACTTTGGCTACCAGGCCATGGATTGGCTGAGCCGGGTGGCCGTGCCCGCCATGGTGCTACTGATGGCCATGAGCCTGACGGTAGCTTCGCGCGATATTGGCGGCTTTGCGGGCTTGCAGGCGGCGACGATCGCCGATCCGCTGCCTCTGGGTGCCGCCATCACCATCATCGTTGGCACCTTTGTATCGGGGGGGACCCAGGCCACCAATTGGAGCCGCTTTGCCAAGAATGGGAAGGTTGGGTTTGTTGCTACGCTGATTGCCTTCTTTTTGGGCAACGGGTTTTTAATTTTTTCGGGGGCGTTTTGCGCCAAGGTCTACGGCGAAGCCGACATCGTGCAGGTGATGGCCCAACAGGGACTGTTGGTCGGCGGTCTGGTGTTGTTCTTCTTGAATATGTGGACCACTCAAGATAACACCATCTACGCTTTCTCGATCGCCGGGTCCAACATGTTTCGCTCTAGCCGCCGCACCCTGTTCGTCTTGGGCGGCGCGACGATCGCGCTGTTTATGGCCTGGGGCGGCATTTACGAAGGGCTGGTGCAGTACCTGATTTTGCTCGGCACCTTTATTCCACCTATTGGCGGCATCATCATGGCCGACTACTGGATCAATCGCCGGGGGCAGTTTCCAGCCCTGGTAGATTCGCAGCCCGCTTTTAACTGGGCGGGGGTAATCGCCTACGTGGGGGCCTCGGCGATCGCATACTTTACCGGCGAAGCCGATTGGGGCATTGTGCCGATCAACGGCGTGGTGTCGGCCCTGGTGCTCTACGTGGGGCTAAGCCGGGTGCTACCAGCGCGGGGATAAGGGGCAGACGCTAGGCACAATCATGGCCTAGTGTCATCCCTCCCTCCAGATGGATACCTTTAACCCGGTTGAGAGCTATGCTGGGGCGCTTGCTTGTTCTCTCCTCTGCCGCCCATGGGTCGTTCTTTTCTGCCTCAAGACAAAGCTAATAAGCGCCAGGCTTCTCCGGTGCCCTGGTTGGTGGGGCTGGCCGGGCTGGTGGGGCTGGTTCTGGGCATCGGCGGCTTTCTCTACCTGCGGGGGGTATTTCGAGCCGAAGCTGACTATGCGATCGCCAACGTTCCTGCCTTCGACGAACCGGGATTTGACCTCACCCTGGTGGGGTTGACTAGCTCCATCGCGACTAGCGGACACATGATCGGCTTTTGGCGCGAGGTCGATGCAGTTTATGCGGCCCGCCAAGCCGCCATCGACGGGGCCGAGCGACTGATTCAGTACGAAACTTACTTTATGACCCCAGGCCGCCGGGCCGACGATTTTGCCGAGGCGCTGGCCCGGCGAGCCCAGGTTGGGGTACGGGTGCAGCTACTGCTCGACCACCATGGTACCGAGGCCATGCCCGACGACTATTGGCAGCGGCTGCGCGATCTGGGGATTGAGCTTCAGTTTTTTCGCAAACCCAACTGGCGCAGGCCGCTGGAGTACAATTCGCGATCGCATCGCAAACTACTGATCATTGACGGAAAACAGGCGCTGATCGGCGGCGCAGGCACCTCTGACTATTGGGATGGTACCGAGTTTGACCACGACACCGCCCCCTGGCTGGAGTTTGAAGTGGCCTACGAAGGTGAAGTGGTAAACCTGCTCCAGGGCAAATTTTTGCAAAACTGGGCCTACTCAGGGGGGCAGCTCAACCTCTCAGACGAAATTCGGCTGGTGCAATCCGACGCCCCGGTTGACCTCTACATTACCGACGATACCTCCAGCCTGAATGAATCCTCCATTCGGCTGCTGATGCAGCTCAGTATGCTGACTGCCCAAGAGCGCCTGTGGATTGGCAGCCCCTACTTTGTGCCCGACGCCAACACCACTCGGGCCCTGCTCACCGCCCACGGAAACGGCGTGGACGTACGAGTGCTCACCATGAGCGCCGCCACCGACAAGCGCATGGTGCACAGGGCCAGCCGCGAGCTGTACGGCGACTTGCTAGAGGCAGGCATTGCCATTTGCGAATACCAGCCCAGCATGATGCACGCCAAGCTGGTGCTGGTCGATGACGCCTGGGTGAGCACCGGCAGCGCCAACTTTGATCCCCGCAGCTACTTCCACAACGACGAGCTAAATATTTCTGGGTCCTACCCCGAACTGGCCCAAGAGATCGAACAGTTCTTTACCGATGCCCTAGCTGACAGCAACTGCCTCACCTACGAGGATTGGCAAAATCGCCCCTGGCTCGAAACCGTCAAAGGTCGCGCCGCACTGCTATTTAAGAATTTGCTGTAGATGGCATAGACCGATCCCAGGGGTCTAGCGGTAGCCCGCTGCCTAGGGCCAGAGTTGGTGCAGACCCCAGGGATCTAGGCTAGCCAAGCTCGATCGCAAACACCCAGTCTTTGTAGACGGCGTCGCGGCCTTCGGTGATGGCGGTGAGCCGGTCACGCAGTTGGTCAGTCACCGGACGATGGG is a genomic window of Nodosilinea sp. E11 containing:
- the codB gene encoding cytosine permease, with the protein product MSTTTESPIDTPSRGSEDYPLSPVPEAARRSLISLAPILVGFTLYSGTLFAGGLVGPSFQFWPNLMGLIVVGNLILGLYAALLGYIAGETGLTTVLMARFSFGNVGSRWVDFILGFTQIGWYAWGSALMAQLLNTLAGVPESWNWLIILFFTYAFCSTAYFGYQAMDWLSRVAVPAMVLLMAMSLTVASRDIGGFAGLQAATIADPLPLGAAITIIVGTFVSGGTQATNWSRFAKNGKVGFVATLIAFFLGNGFLIFSGAFCAKVYGEADIVQVMAQQGLLVGGLVLFFLNMWTTQDNTIYAFSIAGSNMFRSSRRTLFVLGGATIALFMAWGGIYEGLVQYLILLGTFIPPIGGIIMADYWINRRGQFPALVDSQPAFNWAGVIAYVGASAIAYFTGEADWGIVPINGVVSALVLYVGLSRVLPARG
- a CDS encoding phosphatidylserine/phosphatidylglycerophosphate/cardiolipin synthase family protein; protein product: MGRSFLPQDKANKRQASPVPWLVGLAGLVGLVLGIGGFLYLRGVFRAEADYAIANVPAFDEPGFDLTLVGLTSSIATSGHMIGFWREVDAVYAARQAAIDGAERLIQYETYFMTPGRRADDFAEALARRAQVGVRVQLLLDHHGTEAMPDDYWQRLRDLGIELQFFRKPNWRRPLEYNSRSHRKLLIIDGKQALIGGAGTSDYWDGTEFDHDTAPWLEFEVAYEGEVVNLLQGKFLQNWAYSGGQLNLSDEIRLVQSDAPVDLYITDDTSSLNESSIRLLMQLSMLTAQERLWIGSPYFVPDANTTRALLTAHGNGVDVRVLTMSAATDKRMVHRASRELYGDLLEAGIAICEYQPSMMHAKLVLVDDAWVSTGSANFDPRSYFHNDELNISGSYPELAQEIEQFFTDALADSNCLTYEDWQNRPWLETVKGRAALLFKNLL